The Fusarium keratoplasticum isolate Fu6.1 chromosome 4, whole genome shotgun sequence genome contains the following window.
CCGCGGACTTTGCAAGGATGTCTTCCATTGCGCACGCGTCAAGGCGTGATCCAACCTCCCCTTGGTCCTTATCCGAGTCCCGTCTGCTCTCCATGAGTACGTTCCATGAGGCGGTGAATATGCCTCACTGTACGTAGTGTCGTGTTTGGCGGTAGGCTCCCGATCTCCCGTAGCTTCTACAGACTTGCTTTTGTCTGAGCCGTGTCGCCTTCGGGTGACTGCATGGTAGAGATGGCATCTGACATGTCAATCATGAGTAGTCAAGACGGGTGGTGAGGAAAGAGACAGCGGCACGTGGCTCGTAAGACTCTATATTCAAGCGAAAGTGCGACTGGTTGTTCGAAGGAGCTCTTCATGGATCCAACCGAACGACCAATTTGAGATGCTCGCCATCTCTGGCATCAATATTATCAACATACATCCATTCCCCAGGTATGAACACACGTCTTTTCCCGTTACGACGACTCGTCAAGGGTTACATTAAGGCTTTGGCCAAGGATTCCTCAATGCTCCACCACGCTGATGAAGCCCAGGTACCCTTGTCCGCTCACCTCTACTGCACCGTGGCAGGTACTGGCTATTTGAAATCTCAGTGAACTGGCTTGATGGCTTCCGGCAAAAGTGAGCAGCGCAACTCGGATATGACGGTACAGATGGGCTTACAGAGATTAGGCCAGTTATCCAACATCGTTCGCGTCTCGGGTCTTAATAATGTCGAGAAACGCAGCGGTAATGGCCGGCAGTCCACTGCCACCTTCGATGAAGACTTTATACTCGAGCTTTCCGACTCTATTCGAGAAAGTCTCGATAGAGGGGAGATTGGGCCGCGATGGGAAGAAGCCATGGGGTTTCTGACCGCGGCGCTCCGAGACGAGGCTAACAAGGAACCCCTAATGGATCTCGCGACTATCGAGAGAGGTCGTCTCGATAGGCTCGTCGCCGATATCACTGACCCTGATAAACGACCTATGGACGAACCTGAAAGATACGCAAGGGACGTGAGGCTAGCAGAACGTCTCGAATGGCGATGGAGGTCTCGGTTCCGGGAACGCTACTTCAGCATCCAAAGTTCCCGATATCTCAAGCTCCCCAAGACGGGTAGACTCAGAGGGGTGGAGAGAGATTTCGGGATCAACAACCCTGGCGAAGAATGGAGGATCAAAGATATCACGACACTGCAAGCAATCGATAGAGACGCGGCATTCAAGCCAGGGCAGTAAGACATCCTCTGGGAACGGCCAGTTCGACCTGCTTGCTAATGGATATGTCATAGTTGGTGGCTGAATCTGGCCTGCGCTCAACGAGATGGCATCGTTGACAACCCACGCGAGACACCCACTGTAGGGCATCTCGGCGGTGATACGCTGCCACTTCTTACAGGGGAAGAGTTCGAGGACCCTGTACTGAAGGATACAACCACTTATATCAGAAACGGTGGCCTGGCAGATATGCACGTATCGCTCATAACCAAAGTCGGCACCGTTATGCGTGTCCTGCGTGGGCACAACCTCAACAGCCCATTTGCCCCAAGATACGGTGTACGATACGATGGATTGTAAGTACCTACCGATCAGACTACGGTTGCGGTTGGCTGACTCGAGCCAGATACAAACTGGCCCAATATGGACAGAGATTCTatgagaagatgaagacggaCCGCATGTTTCTAATACTAGAGAGGGTCAAGACACAGCCGCCGATAGAAGACTTCGAGATGGTCCCACGACCCTCACAAATAGACGACTGGGGTCTCTATTCGCAGTACGCCGAggagcaggtcaagaagaggTTGGGGGACAAGGGCTTCCTGAACTAGAAGTTAGAAAAGGCTCAGGAGGAGAATAACCAAGAGGCATACCGCATGGATCGCGTCTTGCGCAAACAATTAGCGGCAGAGCGTGTAGCAGAGGACGCTGTGGAAGGGTCTGGCAtcaaggaagatggcgttGGAGGGTCTGATGTTCAAGAGCTAGGTGCCAAAGCACGAGGGTCTATCTAATTCATGGTTTTGGTTATACCGCAGACCTCCTAATATTTGTAGTAAAAAGAATTCATGACAATCATAGAAACCATGTAAATATCCTCTGGCTTATACCTGGTGACGCTCGGTTCATGACATGAGGGGTTGCGAGGGCTGCGTCACAAGCTGGAATCCTCAAGGGTCCATCCATGGCGGGGCAGAAAAGGCCCAGCTCAACATCCCACCGCCATAGCCATCTTTCTCTTTCATTCTCTAGCACGACAACTCGAGCGACAAGATGGGCAAAACTAACAAGGGCGGCGACAAGGGGGGTAAAGGCAAGGGAGGAAAGGAGAAAAGCGAAAAGACCAAGGATAGTAAGGACGCTGGAGGCGGCAAGGCAAAGGGTGCTCAGAGCATCAACGTCCGCCACATCCTGGTGAGTCGATGAATGAGCTTTAGAGGGGGGAGCATTACTGCTGACAAAGATGGAAAAATAGTGTGAGAAACacgccaagaaggaagaggccCTGGCAAAGCTCAACGAAGGcgtcaagtttgacgaggTCGCGCGCGAGTTCTCCGAGGACAAGGCGAGGCAGGGCGGTTCGCTTGGATGGAAGACCAAGGGTAGCCTAGACCCAAAGTTTGAGGAGGCAGCTTTTGTCCTTGAGCCAAGCACCACGGCCAGCCCCAAGtttgtcgaggtcaagactgAGTTTGGGTATCATATCATCATGGTGAGTTTTACGGTAGACGCTTGGGATGGCATTTTGCTGATGCTGGGTTCAGGTCGAAGGACGAAAGTAGACGAAGCTCACTACCAGACATACACATGTACGTCAATATATCAATCACAGGAACAGCACACACAATTTCAAAACCAATGATGCCCaattttttttattcctCTCGATGCAATATGGCCATGAGACGTAAGGCCTTGTGTGTGGTTCAGATGCCAACCGAAGTGGCTAGAGTACAACAACCGCGAAGTCGTGTTGTCAAGCGGCCCCGAAAGCCAAGCCCGCAACTCTATACCCCTTCCACTGCCAACGCCCTCCGCAGAGAATCCCTTACTGCTCGGTCTGGAAGTAGTTCAGGAGGATGGATCGCTCCTGAGACTCCTCACCCCAGTCCTTAACAACGACGCAAGAGCAGTTGACGACCTTGCGGGCGTTGCCCTCACGGTCGAGGACGCCTAGACATGTCATGTTAGCATTCCCACCCACAAAGATTCCTCTCGGTTCCAATGCCACGTACAGAGACCAGCCCACTCGCCGAGCTGCTTGCCATCGGGGATCTGGATCAGGGGAATGTTGTGCTCGTTGCAGAGAGCGACAACAAGCTTCTTGtaggcctcctcctcgcagTTCTCGTTCAGGACACACATGTGAGCCTGTCGTCGGTCGAGGGCCTTGGAAGCCTCTCGGAGGCCGCGGGCGAGACCATCGTGCATGAGAGCGAGCTTCAGGACACCCTTGAGAGCGTCAAGAATGGACATCTGGCCCTTGGGGGCATCGCCGGAaacctcaacaacatcgGCGACCTCGGGGGTGTTGTCTTCTACGTCCGACTATATCGCGAGAACTCGTCAGTAAACCGTGTGCCACCAAGTAAAATTCCCACACCCCGCCGTCGCAAAAATCGTCCCGCCGCGGGCGCGCGGGCAATTGGCCAGCAAGGGGCGTCGGATATCGTCAAACTCACCATCTTGGCTTATTTTCTTGTCGGGCGATCCTCGAAGATTTCTATGTGTATCAAGGgggaaaggaaaaaaggtTGGAAGAACGGGGGCTTGAGTCGTGATCTGGAAGTGTCTTCGTTCAGTCCCACGGTGATTTGCCGAAATCTAAACGACCGAGTGCGCTGTACCCTTAGGGCATTTTTACGTGCACGGACCACCAGGGCACACCGCACACTCCCACCCCAATCtcgactttttttttctgcccACAACGCGTGCTTCTCTTCCCAACCAACGACCCAACGTCAAATTCCACGAGGTATGTATGACTGATTACGCCGAACAGCGATTCGAAATCAGAAGGATGATGCCTTTCACCATGGCAGGAGAGAGCAATCGAGGGCCTCGCCGGCCGTGAGCTCTCGATACGCTCTTCTCTTCAGCACTGGGCGGCAGAACCCTCGCGATGCGGTCGCTGAGGGCACTCTCCACGCTCACGAGCCTTCCGAAGGGCTAACACTTGGCTTCGTTCCTGGCAGATACCTCATTTCCCGTCCCGACTTGAGAATCTCCTCAAAACACCGCCAAAATGGTCCGCACCTCCGTTCTCCACGACgctctcaacgccatcaacaaTGCCGAGAAGGCTGGCAAGCGTCAGGTCCTGATCCGACCTTCctccaaggtcatcatcaagtTCCTCCAGGTCATGCAGCGCCACGGTAGGTCATGGacttttcttcttgttcttcttgttttttttcttctgcAATCTCCCTTGTTCGGCATGATAACTAGGGCTACCGTCGATACCGCACCACGACCCAGCCCCTATAAGTTGCCGATAGATTAAACCTCGGAGATCTTACACGTTTTTCTGATTTTTCTTACCCATGACGTCTAACGTTTAGTCTCTCGACACATCAACTAATGCGTTTTACCAGGCTACATTGGCGAGTTCGAGGAGGTCGATGACCACCGCTCCGGCAAGATCGTCGTCCAGCTCAACGGCCGCCTCAACAAGACCGGTGTCATCTCCCCCCGCTACAACGTCCGCCTCTCCGAGCTCGAGAAGTGGGTTGTCAAGCTGCTCCCTGCCCGTCAGTTCGGCTACGTCATCCTGACCACCTCTGCCGGTATCATGGACCACGAGGAGGCCCGACGCAAGCACGTCTCTGGCAAGATCATTGGCTTCTTCTACTAAACGGGACGGGTAACCAAAAAAGTTTTTGACGAAAAAGAGTCTGGCATTCTCGGCGTTGGGGGGGAATTATGATGACAATGACCGATGCGATACTATAGCTATGGAGCTGGTCGCACACGCGAGCACTAGAATTGAACCTTGACGAGATGCTCAGATTCACCGATTCAGATGGCCACTGTGAAGTTTATGTTGCCCTTGTCCACACGCAAACTCTATTTTACAGCCCGATTCCGATGTTACGCTGATATTCTCCATGTCATACTACCATGCCTTGTGATGTCTTGTAACCTGTAGTTGGTGTTAAACCTGGAATGGCGGGTTTATGTTCTACCGGACCATCGGGCTGTCCATCATGGCTTGGGTACCTGAGGTCTCAGGTATGCTTCCATACATGTCAAGAATGGCCAACGAACAACAAGCATCAAGCGTCATGTCTGTAACTGAGCGTATAAGTTGGCAGCCGCCAGAGCCTAGCCCTTGGCTGGTACGTTTCGAGGCCAGATGCCACAAGGCCAAACAGCAGCCATTCCTCGATGAGAGACCGATGAGCGAGGCTGTATGCTCTTGTGCCTGGCGAAACTTCCGTCAGCCTCGTCTAGGGCACTTTGAGCATCAGGGAAGGGCCAACTTCAAGAGGCTGCTAGGCTATGgggttgatggcatcgtctGGAAAGTCACGATTGATGAGCGCGTCTATGCGCTCAAAGTTGTAGGTTTATTCATGCCACGTGTGTCCGCAGTGGTGATGTGCTGATTATCAAGTTCTGGGACAATAAACCTCCAGAAGGCACACGATACTGGTCAGTTCAACGAGAATGTCAGAATGTCTCACTCCTCGAGATGATGCGGTTCGCGATCGAAAACTCTTCTGATCCTATTCGATTACATCCACAACCGCAAACACATCGTGATGCATTAGCTAACCTTCACGCCTTCTCTGATGGGGGTCGTGAGAGGCAATCATTTCGAGACACACCTGGGGCGATCGAATACAATACTCCCCCTCGTTTCAGGAGGTGCTACGGCTGGATGATGATAAGCGGCGAAGAGCTTTATACGCTACCTCGGAAGATGAGAGTACCAGAAGTGAGACTAGACGGTGCTGTACGCGACATTTCGCCAAGCGAAGATTACCACGCCATCGTGTACGAATACGTATCTGACACTGGATGTGCTTTCTCTTCAGAGGTCGTGCAAGCGCAGCTGGATTTCTTTTGGCACGCTGGGTTTTGCTTGGTACCATCGCGGGTAGAGAACTGGAAAGGGGTGGGAATCCTAGTAGATATGGCCGATCTTATATGTCCTTGGCATATCCCGTGGCATCCAAGTCTGTATGGACAAAGGAGCGCAGCAGAGGTGTGTGATGGCACAGCAATCGGAGCATGAGAAATCGATGTAATGTAGGCAGGCAATatccaaggagaaggagaagggaagaaggCCAAAGGGTACAGATAGTACAAGTACTAGTGAAGCGTTTGTCAAGTTATGTCAGTACTAAAGTTCATTCGCTACTAACTACCAGAATCTCATTCTCAAGGAGGTATCTACCTACCTACCGACCTTGGTAGGTCCTCATGATATATCACAATCACGTGACTCTACATCTAGTCAGCAACCCAAAGTCGTTGTAGCAACGCAATGGAGAACCAAGCCATTGTTTTCTTTATCCGAGCCTGTCCAATGAGAACACTCCAACGCCAACTCGTCTCACCTTTCAACGTCGTTTTCATCGCCGAGTCTGGATGGCAAGACGTGTGACTTTGGTTACGATTACGCATTAATCTTATCATGATTCTTTCACTCGGCTGATTCCTACAGACTTTAGCGCATCTTCAAAGATACCCTCCTGTCTGGCACAGAGCCAGCTCATCGACAAGATGTGGTCCCTCGTATCCTTTCGAGCTTCTCAACGACGGCAGCTCTTTTCAGTTGCCGCCCTCgtattcttctttttctgcGCCTACACTCTACTACGGATACCACCGGACCAATCTGGGGGGTACCAGGTACAGACACAAAGACAAGAACAAGCACCAATACAACCTCAGTCAACTCCAGGATCAGAAGGCACAGAAGATAAGACGTCGACTGAAGGAAGCCCAAACCCCAAGGCAGTCCCCGAATCAGGGGTGCATCCCATCACATATCTCGTCAAAAATGCGCAGCGCGAGtttgaagaggtcaaggcccGGCAATCCAAGTCTCTCCAGGAGGCAGTTGTCGAGTACCGTCGGAGATATGGAATGCCACCTCCGCCTCACTTTGACAAGTGGTATCAGTTTGCCAAGGACAATGGGGTCAAGCTAATTGATGAGTTTGACAATATTTACGACCTTATCACGCCGTTTTGGGGACTCAGGCCCAAGACTATTCGAGCTCGAGCCAGAGAGGCATTGGGATTCGACAACGGGCTGATTGGAGTGTCAATCCGTGATCACAAGATCACTTATATCCAGAATGGCGTCGAATGGCAGCAGAATGCCACAAAGGGCATGATGACAAAGTTTCTCCAGTATCTCCCAGACATGGACCTTGCTTTCAACTTCCATGACGAATCCCGAGTTATTCTATCTCACGAGGATCTGGCGAGATTGGTCAAGACGGCACAAGAAAAGTACATGCCCGCAGCTTTTGCTGTTGAGAAACCCGCCAACGACTTTACCAAGACCAACTCGGAGCTTCATGATGGAAAGTCGTTTGAGGAGACGACTCTCTCACGGTTCAACTTCTTTGCACACCAGTCGACTTGGTCCCATTCCCGCCTGTCATGCCCGCCAGACACTCCAGCCCGGTCtatcgaggatgatgagagcgtCGATTATCGGAGCAGGTACGGTATGAGCGACCTCGGTTTTGTATACAACACCACCGCCATGTCCGATATCTGCCTCTCGCCCTCTCTCAGGTCGACGTTTGGCTTCTTTGGTGGTCCCAACGCATACGGCATCGTTCAAGACCTCTTCCCAATCTTTTCTCAGTCCAAGATCTCGTCCTACAGCGACCTCCTCTACCCTTCCACATGGGACTGGGCTGGCAAAGTGGAAtacgacgaggacatggacatggaatgggccaagaaggagagcaagcTGTACTGGCGTGGCTCTACGACAGGAGGATACAGCCGCGATGGCCGCTGGCGACGACAGCACCGCCAGCGTCTCGTCCAGAAGCTCAACGCCCGCGATCAAGCTCACATCCTCACCAGCCAGAGCACACCTCCCTGGGGTGCCAGCGAGGTGCCCCGCGGCGAATATCGCGACCTCGTTGATGTGCACTTCTCTCACATCGGGCAGTGCGACCCAGGCGACTGCGAGGCCCAGAGGGCATTCTTCAACGTGACCGATGCTGTGGACCAACAGGACGCCTGGCGCAATAAGTACCTCCTCGACATGGACGGCAACGCCTTCTCGGGCCGCTTCGGCGCATTTCTACGTAGCAAGAGCCTCGtcttcaagctcgccgtCTTTCGCGAGTGGCACGCTGAATGGCTTAGACCATGGGCTCACTACATACCCTTCAGCG
Protein-coding sequences here:
- a CDS encoding 40S ribosomal protein S12, with protein sequence MSDVEDNTPEVADVVEVSGDAPKGQMSILDALKGVLKLALMHDGLARGLREASKALDRRQAHMCVLNENCEEEAYKKLVVALCNEHNIPLIQIPDGKQLGEWAGLCVLDREGNARKVVNCSCVVVKDWGEESQERSILLNYFQTEQ
- a CDS encoding Peptidyl-prolyl cis-trans isomerase; translation: MGKTNKGGDKGGKGKGGKEKSEKTKDSKDAGGGKAKGAQSINVRHILCEKHAKKEEALAKLNEGVKFDEVAREFSEDKARQGGSLGWKTKGSLDPKFEEAAFVLEPSTTASPKFVEVKTEFGYHIIMVEGRK
- a CDS encoding 40S ribosomal protein S22, producing the protein MVRTSVLHDALNAINNAEKAGKRQVLIRPSSKVIIKFLQVMQRHGYIGEFEEVDDHRSGKIVVQLNGRLNKTGVISPRYNVRLSELEKWVVKLLPARQFGYVILTTSAGIMDHEEARRKHVSGKIIGFFY